In Tachysurus fulvidraco isolate hzauxx_2018 chromosome 25, HZAU_PFXX_2.0, whole genome shotgun sequence, the following proteins share a genomic window:
- the lnx2a gene encoding ligand of Numb protein X 2a isoform X2 has translation MSTSVETKAHGADNPISSHLSVSSGAMGSLGEGVDASMVSEALLEALCSECGQIHRSWENHLYNYRLEVDDDLVCHICLQPLVQPLDTPCGHTFCARCLRSFLQERDFCPLDRARLQLQGCRRSSILVHKLLDKLSVTCPLMPVCSLSMPRCDLEAHLKHRCPGTQGQRTVLEGPQVKGCEDKTMVTDASKSPESELRESTSPPPAGSNACSSNSNVPVWTEERGVDNPAFEESTEEDSVHGLERIPPRVKRPLSNPCIHLLRTGSSASSGWDFVESLPLSAEEGCVKLPSLPEGEITTIEIHRSNPYVELGISIVGGNETPLINIVIQEVYRDGVIARDGRLLAGDQILQVNNVDISNTPHNFARSTLARPCATLQLTVLRERRCSARPPQVAAVSAQAVPEGSPGSLRITLHKRDSTEQLGIKLVRRTDEPGVFVLELLDGGLAAKDGRLHSNDRVLAVNEHDLRHGTPEQAAQIIQASGERVNLLISRPGKQTMAVHTGSSSARDSWCHEHFLPPVHHTAVPNPTPNLQLSRSSTYRDLSQCVTCKEKHITVKKEPQESLGMTVAGGRGSKSGELPIFVTSVQPHGCLSRDGRIKRGDVLLSINGQDLTSLSHSDAVGTLKSSAASCSVQLRALEVSMVDEPGQDEGLLPHHESDYDASWSPSWVLWLGLPSYLNSSHEIVLRRSHPGSWGFSIVGGYEDNHVNQAFFIKTIVLGTPAYYDGRLKCGDMIVAVNGLPTAGMSHSALVPMLKEQRSRVALTVVSWPGSLA, from the exons GAGTACGTCTGTTGAAACAAAG GCCCATGGAGCGGACAATCCCATAAGCAGTCATTTGAGTGTGTCGAGTGGCGCGATGGGCAGCCTGGGCGAAGGTGTGGATGCCAGCATGGTTAGCGAGGCTCTTCTCGAGGCATTGTGTTCAGAGTGTGGGCAGATCCACCGTTCTTGGGAGAACCACCTGTACAACTACAGGCTGGAGGTGGATGATGACCTGGTGTGTCATATCTGCCTGCAGCCACTGGTGCAGCCTTTGGACACGCCGTGTGGTCACACGTTCTGCGCCCGCTGCCTACGCAGCTTCCTACAAGAGCGTGACTTTTGCCCACTGGATCGTGCCAGGCTGCAGCTGCAGGGTTGCCGACGCTCCAGCATCCTGGTGCACAAACTGCTGGATAAACTGTCTGTCACGTGTCCACTTATGCCAGTCTGCTCTCTTAGCATGCCACGCTGTGACCTGGAGGCACATCTCaaacacag gtgtCCTGGGACACAGGGTCAGAGAACGGTCCTGGAGGGCCCCCAGGTTAAAGGATGTGAGGACAAAACCATGGTGACTGATGCCTCCAAATCTCCAGAGAGCGAGCTGAGGGAGAGCACATCGCCACCCCCTGCTGGTTCCAACGCTTGCAGTAGCAACAGCAACGTGCCCGTGTGGACAGAGGAGCGAGGCGTCGACAACCCTGCCTTCGAGGAGAGCACCGAGGAGGACA GTGTCCACGGTTTAGAGCGCATCCCTCCACGTGTAAAGCGTCCCCTCAGTAACCCCTGCATCCATCTTCTCCGTACCGGCAGCTCCGCATCATCAGGGTGGGACTTTGTTGAGTCTCTGCCCTTGTCAGCAGAAGAgg GTTGTGTAAAGCTGCCATCTTTGCCTGAAGGTGAGATCACCACCATTGAGATTCATCGCTCAAACCCCTACGTGGAGTTGGGTATAAGTATAGTCGGGGGCAACGAGACTCCTCTTATAAACATCGTAATCCAGGAGGTGTACCGTGACGGTGTCATTGCTCGAGATGGGAGGCTGCTGGCAGGTGACCAAATTCTACAG GTCAACAACGTAGACATCAGTAACACACCGCATAACTTCGCCCGTTCCACATTGGCTCGCCCGTGTGCCACCTTACAGCTTACCGTGCTCAGAGAGCGCCGTTGCAGCGCCCGGCCTCCCCAAGTGGCCGCTGTTTCTGCCCAAGCAGTGCCTGAGGGTAGCCCGGGTAGCCTGCGCATCACCCTGCACAAGCGGGACTCTACCGAACAGCTGGGCATTAAGCTGGTGCGGCGCACAGACGAGCCCGGCGTGTTTGTGCTAGAACTGCTGGATGGGGGTTTAGCCGCTAAGGACGGACGACTGCACAGCAACGACAGAGTGCTGGCAGTGAACGAGCATGACCTGAGGCATGGCACGCCTGAGCAAGCCGCACAGATTATACAG GCCAGTGGGGAGAGAGTGAATCTGCTGATCAGCAGGCCTGGCAAGCAGACCATGGCTGTACACACAGGCTCGAGCTCAGCCCGCGATAGCTGGTGCCATGAACACTTCCTGCCTCCGGTGCACCACACGGCTGTGCCAAACCCCACGCCCAACCTTCAGCTCAGCCGCTCTTCCACATACAGG GACCTCTCTCAGTGTGTCACCTGCAAGGAAAAACACATCACTGTGAAGAAGGAGCCACAAGAGTCACTGGGAATGACCGTGGCTGGGGGGCGGGGCAGTAAGAGTGGTGAACTGCCCATCTTTGTCACGAGCGTCCAACCGCATGGCTGCCTGTCACGGGACGGACGAATCAAGCGGG GAGACGTGCTGCTGAGCATCAACGGTCAGGATTTGACATCCCTGAGCCACAGTGACGCAGTAGGCACGCTGAAATCCAGCGCCGCCTCCTGTTCTGTGCAGCTGCGGGCGCTGGAGGTGAGCATGGTGGACGAGCCGGGGCAGGACGAGGGCCTTCTGCCTCACCATGAGAGCGACTACGATGCCAGCTGGTCACCGTCCTGGGTCCTGTGGCTGGGTCTACCCAG ctACCTGAACAGTAGCCATGAGATCGTCCTGCGCCGGAGTCACCCTGGTAGCTGGGGCTTCAGTATTGTCGGCGGTTACGAGGACAACCACGTCAACCAGGCATTTTTCATTAAGACCATAGTGTTAGGAACTCCTGCCTATTACGACGGCCGCCTGAA GTGTGGTGACATGATCGTGGCGGTGAACGGACTTCCGACAGCTGGCATGAGCCACTCAGCCCTCGTTCCCATGCTGAAAGAGCAGCGCAGTCGGGTGGCGCTCACCGTCGTCTCCTGGCCTGGGAGCCTAGCGTAG
- the lnx2a gene encoding ligand of Numb protein X 2a isoform X4: MVATDAGCHGYSGGGMEAHGADNPISSHLSVSSGAMGSLGEGVDASMVSEALLEALCSECGQIHRSWENHLYNYRLEVDDDLVCHICLQPLVQPLDTPCGHTFCARCLRSFLQERDFCPLDRARLQLQGCRRSSILVHKLLDKLSVTCPLMPVCSLSMPRCDLEAHLKHRCPGTQGQRTVLEGPQVKGCEDKTMVTDASKSPESELRESTSPPPAGSNACSSNSNVPVWTEERGVDNPAFEESTEEDSVHGLERIPPRVKRPLSNPCIHLLRTGSSASSGWDFVESLPLSAEEGCVKLPSLPEGEITTIEIHRSNPYVELGISIVGGNETPLINIVIQEVYRDGVIARDGRLLAGDQILQVNNVDISNTPHNFARSTLARPCATLQLTVLRERRCSARPPQVAAVSAQAVPEGSPGSLRITLHKRDSTEQLGIKLVRRTDEPGVFVLELLDGGLAAKDGRLHSNDRVLAVNEHDLRHGTPEQAAQIIQASGERVNLLISRPGKQTMAVHTGSSSARDSWCHEHFLPPVHHTAVPNPTPNLQLSRSSTYRDLSQCVTCKEKHITVKKEPQESLGMTVAGGRGSKSGELPIFVTSVQPHGCLSRDGRIKRGDVLLSINGQDLTSLSHSDAVGTLKSSAASCSVQLRALEVSMVDEPGQDEGLLPHHESDYDASWSPSWVLWLGLPSYLNSSHEIVLRRSHPGSWGFSIVGGYEDNHVNQAFFIKTIVLGTPAYYDGRLK; encoded by the exons GCCCATGGAGCGGACAATCCCATAAGCAGTCATTTGAGTGTGTCGAGTGGCGCGATGGGCAGCCTGGGCGAAGGTGTGGATGCCAGCATGGTTAGCGAGGCTCTTCTCGAGGCATTGTGTTCAGAGTGTGGGCAGATCCACCGTTCTTGGGAGAACCACCTGTACAACTACAGGCTGGAGGTGGATGATGACCTGGTGTGTCATATCTGCCTGCAGCCACTGGTGCAGCCTTTGGACACGCCGTGTGGTCACACGTTCTGCGCCCGCTGCCTACGCAGCTTCCTACAAGAGCGTGACTTTTGCCCACTGGATCGTGCCAGGCTGCAGCTGCAGGGTTGCCGACGCTCCAGCATCCTGGTGCACAAACTGCTGGATAAACTGTCTGTCACGTGTCCACTTATGCCAGTCTGCTCTCTTAGCATGCCACGCTGTGACCTGGAGGCACATCTCaaacacag gtgtCCTGGGACACAGGGTCAGAGAACGGTCCTGGAGGGCCCCCAGGTTAAAGGATGTGAGGACAAAACCATGGTGACTGATGCCTCCAAATCTCCAGAGAGCGAGCTGAGGGAGAGCACATCGCCACCCCCTGCTGGTTCCAACGCTTGCAGTAGCAACAGCAACGTGCCCGTGTGGACAGAGGAGCGAGGCGTCGACAACCCTGCCTTCGAGGAGAGCACCGAGGAGGACA GTGTCCACGGTTTAGAGCGCATCCCTCCACGTGTAAAGCGTCCCCTCAGTAACCCCTGCATCCATCTTCTCCGTACCGGCAGCTCCGCATCATCAGGGTGGGACTTTGTTGAGTCTCTGCCCTTGTCAGCAGAAGAgg GTTGTGTAAAGCTGCCATCTTTGCCTGAAGGTGAGATCACCACCATTGAGATTCATCGCTCAAACCCCTACGTGGAGTTGGGTATAAGTATAGTCGGGGGCAACGAGACTCCTCTTATAAACATCGTAATCCAGGAGGTGTACCGTGACGGTGTCATTGCTCGAGATGGGAGGCTGCTGGCAGGTGACCAAATTCTACAG GTCAACAACGTAGACATCAGTAACACACCGCATAACTTCGCCCGTTCCACATTGGCTCGCCCGTGTGCCACCTTACAGCTTACCGTGCTCAGAGAGCGCCGTTGCAGCGCCCGGCCTCCCCAAGTGGCCGCTGTTTCTGCCCAAGCAGTGCCTGAGGGTAGCCCGGGTAGCCTGCGCATCACCCTGCACAAGCGGGACTCTACCGAACAGCTGGGCATTAAGCTGGTGCGGCGCACAGACGAGCCCGGCGTGTTTGTGCTAGAACTGCTGGATGGGGGTTTAGCCGCTAAGGACGGACGACTGCACAGCAACGACAGAGTGCTGGCAGTGAACGAGCATGACCTGAGGCATGGCACGCCTGAGCAAGCCGCACAGATTATACAG GCCAGTGGGGAGAGAGTGAATCTGCTGATCAGCAGGCCTGGCAAGCAGACCATGGCTGTACACACAGGCTCGAGCTCAGCCCGCGATAGCTGGTGCCATGAACACTTCCTGCCTCCGGTGCACCACACGGCTGTGCCAAACCCCACGCCCAACCTTCAGCTCAGCCGCTCTTCCACATACAGG GACCTCTCTCAGTGTGTCACCTGCAAGGAAAAACACATCACTGTGAAGAAGGAGCCACAAGAGTCACTGGGAATGACCGTGGCTGGGGGGCGGGGCAGTAAGAGTGGTGAACTGCCCATCTTTGTCACGAGCGTCCAACCGCATGGCTGCCTGTCACGGGACGGACGAATCAAGCGGG GAGACGTGCTGCTGAGCATCAACGGTCAGGATTTGACATCCCTGAGCCACAGTGACGCAGTAGGCACGCTGAAATCCAGCGCCGCCTCCTGTTCTGTGCAGCTGCGGGCGCTGGAGGTGAGCATGGTGGACGAGCCGGGGCAGGACGAGGGCCTTCTGCCTCACCATGAGAGCGACTACGATGCCAGCTGGTCACCGTCCTGGGTCCTGTGGCTGGGTCTACCCAG ctACCTGAACAGTAGCCATGAGATCGTCCTGCGCCGGAGTCACCCTGGTAGCTGGGGCTTCAGTATTGTCGGCGGTTACGAGGACAACCACGTCAACCAGGCATTTTTCATTAAGACCATAGTGTTAGGAACTCCTGCCTATTACGACGGCCGCCTGAAGTGA
- the lnx2a gene encoding ligand of Numb protein X 2a isoform X1: MVATDAGCHGYSGGGMEAHGADNPISSHLSVSSGAMGSLGEGVDASMVSEALLEALCSECGQIHRSWENHLYNYRLEVDDDLVCHICLQPLVQPLDTPCGHTFCARCLRSFLQERDFCPLDRARLQLQGCRRSSILVHKLLDKLSVTCPLMPVCSLSMPRCDLEAHLKHRCPGTQGQRTVLEGPQVKGCEDKTMVTDASKSPESELRESTSPPPAGSNACSSNSNVPVWTEERGVDNPAFEESTEEDSVHGLERIPPRVKRPLSNPCIHLLRTGSSASSGWDFVESLPLSAEEGCVKLPSLPEGEITTIEIHRSNPYVELGISIVGGNETPLINIVIQEVYRDGVIARDGRLLAGDQILQVNNVDISNTPHNFARSTLARPCATLQLTVLRERRCSARPPQVAAVSAQAVPEGSPGSLRITLHKRDSTEQLGIKLVRRTDEPGVFVLELLDGGLAAKDGRLHSNDRVLAVNEHDLRHGTPEQAAQIIQASGERVNLLISRPGKQTMAVHTGSSSARDSWCHEHFLPPVHHTAVPNPTPNLQLSRSSTYRDLSQCVTCKEKHITVKKEPQESLGMTVAGGRGSKSGELPIFVTSVQPHGCLSRDGRIKRGDVLLSINGQDLTSLSHSDAVGTLKSSAASCSVQLRALEVSMVDEPGQDEGLLPHHESDYDASWSPSWVLWLGLPSYLNSSHEIVLRRSHPGSWGFSIVGGYEDNHVNQAFFIKTIVLGTPAYYDGRLKCGDMIVAVNGLPTAGMSHSALVPMLKEQRSRVALTVVSWPGSLA, encoded by the exons GCCCATGGAGCGGACAATCCCATAAGCAGTCATTTGAGTGTGTCGAGTGGCGCGATGGGCAGCCTGGGCGAAGGTGTGGATGCCAGCATGGTTAGCGAGGCTCTTCTCGAGGCATTGTGTTCAGAGTGTGGGCAGATCCACCGTTCTTGGGAGAACCACCTGTACAACTACAGGCTGGAGGTGGATGATGACCTGGTGTGTCATATCTGCCTGCAGCCACTGGTGCAGCCTTTGGACACGCCGTGTGGTCACACGTTCTGCGCCCGCTGCCTACGCAGCTTCCTACAAGAGCGTGACTTTTGCCCACTGGATCGTGCCAGGCTGCAGCTGCAGGGTTGCCGACGCTCCAGCATCCTGGTGCACAAACTGCTGGATAAACTGTCTGTCACGTGTCCACTTATGCCAGTCTGCTCTCTTAGCATGCCACGCTGTGACCTGGAGGCACATCTCaaacacag gtgtCCTGGGACACAGGGTCAGAGAACGGTCCTGGAGGGCCCCCAGGTTAAAGGATGTGAGGACAAAACCATGGTGACTGATGCCTCCAAATCTCCAGAGAGCGAGCTGAGGGAGAGCACATCGCCACCCCCTGCTGGTTCCAACGCTTGCAGTAGCAACAGCAACGTGCCCGTGTGGACAGAGGAGCGAGGCGTCGACAACCCTGCCTTCGAGGAGAGCACCGAGGAGGACA GTGTCCACGGTTTAGAGCGCATCCCTCCACGTGTAAAGCGTCCCCTCAGTAACCCCTGCATCCATCTTCTCCGTACCGGCAGCTCCGCATCATCAGGGTGGGACTTTGTTGAGTCTCTGCCCTTGTCAGCAGAAGAgg GTTGTGTAAAGCTGCCATCTTTGCCTGAAGGTGAGATCACCACCATTGAGATTCATCGCTCAAACCCCTACGTGGAGTTGGGTATAAGTATAGTCGGGGGCAACGAGACTCCTCTTATAAACATCGTAATCCAGGAGGTGTACCGTGACGGTGTCATTGCTCGAGATGGGAGGCTGCTGGCAGGTGACCAAATTCTACAG GTCAACAACGTAGACATCAGTAACACACCGCATAACTTCGCCCGTTCCACATTGGCTCGCCCGTGTGCCACCTTACAGCTTACCGTGCTCAGAGAGCGCCGTTGCAGCGCCCGGCCTCCCCAAGTGGCCGCTGTTTCTGCCCAAGCAGTGCCTGAGGGTAGCCCGGGTAGCCTGCGCATCACCCTGCACAAGCGGGACTCTACCGAACAGCTGGGCATTAAGCTGGTGCGGCGCACAGACGAGCCCGGCGTGTTTGTGCTAGAACTGCTGGATGGGGGTTTAGCCGCTAAGGACGGACGACTGCACAGCAACGACAGAGTGCTGGCAGTGAACGAGCATGACCTGAGGCATGGCACGCCTGAGCAAGCCGCACAGATTATACAG GCCAGTGGGGAGAGAGTGAATCTGCTGATCAGCAGGCCTGGCAAGCAGACCATGGCTGTACACACAGGCTCGAGCTCAGCCCGCGATAGCTGGTGCCATGAACACTTCCTGCCTCCGGTGCACCACACGGCTGTGCCAAACCCCACGCCCAACCTTCAGCTCAGCCGCTCTTCCACATACAGG GACCTCTCTCAGTGTGTCACCTGCAAGGAAAAACACATCACTGTGAAGAAGGAGCCACAAGAGTCACTGGGAATGACCGTGGCTGGGGGGCGGGGCAGTAAGAGTGGTGAACTGCCCATCTTTGTCACGAGCGTCCAACCGCATGGCTGCCTGTCACGGGACGGACGAATCAAGCGGG GAGACGTGCTGCTGAGCATCAACGGTCAGGATTTGACATCCCTGAGCCACAGTGACGCAGTAGGCACGCTGAAATCCAGCGCCGCCTCCTGTTCTGTGCAGCTGCGGGCGCTGGAGGTGAGCATGGTGGACGAGCCGGGGCAGGACGAGGGCCTTCTGCCTCACCATGAGAGCGACTACGATGCCAGCTGGTCACCGTCCTGGGTCCTGTGGCTGGGTCTACCCAG ctACCTGAACAGTAGCCATGAGATCGTCCTGCGCCGGAGTCACCCTGGTAGCTGGGGCTTCAGTATTGTCGGCGGTTACGAGGACAACCACGTCAACCAGGCATTTTTCATTAAGACCATAGTGTTAGGAACTCCTGCCTATTACGACGGCCGCCTGAA GTGTGGTGACATGATCGTGGCGGTGAACGGACTTCCGACAGCTGGCATGAGCCACTCAGCCCTCGTTCCCATGCTGAAAGAGCAGCGCAGTCGGGTGGCGCTCACCGTCGTCTCCTGGCCTGGGAGCCTAGCGTAG
- the lnx2a gene encoding ligand of Numb protein X 2a isoform X3, which translates to MGSLGEGVDASMVSEALLEALCSECGQIHRSWENHLYNYRLEVDDDLVCHICLQPLVQPLDTPCGHTFCARCLRSFLQERDFCPLDRARLQLQGCRRSSILVHKLLDKLSVTCPLMPVCSLSMPRCDLEAHLKHRCPGTQGQRTVLEGPQVKGCEDKTMVTDASKSPESELRESTSPPPAGSNACSSNSNVPVWTEERGVDNPAFEESTEEDSVHGLERIPPRVKRPLSNPCIHLLRTGSSASSGWDFVESLPLSAEEGCVKLPSLPEGEITTIEIHRSNPYVELGISIVGGNETPLINIVIQEVYRDGVIARDGRLLAGDQILQVNNVDISNTPHNFARSTLARPCATLQLTVLRERRCSARPPQVAAVSAQAVPEGSPGSLRITLHKRDSTEQLGIKLVRRTDEPGVFVLELLDGGLAAKDGRLHSNDRVLAVNEHDLRHGTPEQAAQIIQASGERVNLLISRPGKQTMAVHTGSSSARDSWCHEHFLPPVHHTAVPNPTPNLQLSRSSTYRDLSQCVTCKEKHITVKKEPQESLGMTVAGGRGSKSGELPIFVTSVQPHGCLSRDGRIKRGDVLLSINGQDLTSLSHSDAVGTLKSSAASCSVQLRALEVSMVDEPGQDEGLLPHHESDYDASWSPSWVLWLGLPSYLNSSHEIVLRRSHPGSWGFSIVGGYEDNHVNQAFFIKTIVLGTPAYYDGRLKCGDMIVAVNGLPTAGMSHSALVPMLKEQRSRVALTVVSWPGSLA; encoded by the exons ATGGGCAGCCTGGGCGAAGGTGTGGATGCCAGCATGGTTAGCGAGGCTCTTCTCGAGGCATTGTGTTCAGAGTGTGGGCAGATCCACCGTTCTTGGGAGAACCACCTGTACAACTACAGGCTGGAGGTGGATGATGACCTGGTGTGTCATATCTGCCTGCAGCCACTGGTGCAGCCTTTGGACACGCCGTGTGGTCACACGTTCTGCGCCCGCTGCCTACGCAGCTTCCTACAAGAGCGTGACTTTTGCCCACTGGATCGTGCCAGGCTGCAGCTGCAGGGTTGCCGACGCTCCAGCATCCTGGTGCACAAACTGCTGGATAAACTGTCTGTCACGTGTCCACTTATGCCAGTCTGCTCTCTTAGCATGCCACGCTGTGACCTGGAGGCACATCTCaaacacag gtgtCCTGGGACACAGGGTCAGAGAACGGTCCTGGAGGGCCCCCAGGTTAAAGGATGTGAGGACAAAACCATGGTGACTGATGCCTCCAAATCTCCAGAGAGCGAGCTGAGGGAGAGCACATCGCCACCCCCTGCTGGTTCCAACGCTTGCAGTAGCAACAGCAACGTGCCCGTGTGGACAGAGGAGCGAGGCGTCGACAACCCTGCCTTCGAGGAGAGCACCGAGGAGGACA GTGTCCACGGTTTAGAGCGCATCCCTCCACGTGTAAAGCGTCCCCTCAGTAACCCCTGCATCCATCTTCTCCGTACCGGCAGCTCCGCATCATCAGGGTGGGACTTTGTTGAGTCTCTGCCCTTGTCAGCAGAAGAgg GTTGTGTAAAGCTGCCATCTTTGCCTGAAGGTGAGATCACCACCATTGAGATTCATCGCTCAAACCCCTACGTGGAGTTGGGTATAAGTATAGTCGGGGGCAACGAGACTCCTCTTATAAACATCGTAATCCAGGAGGTGTACCGTGACGGTGTCATTGCTCGAGATGGGAGGCTGCTGGCAGGTGACCAAATTCTACAG GTCAACAACGTAGACATCAGTAACACACCGCATAACTTCGCCCGTTCCACATTGGCTCGCCCGTGTGCCACCTTACAGCTTACCGTGCTCAGAGAGCGCCGTTGCAGCGCCCGGCCTCCCCAAGTGGCCGCTGTTTCTGCCCAAGCAGTGCCTGAGGGTAGCCCGGGTAGCCTGCGCATCACCCTGCACAAGCGGGACTCTACCGAACAGCTGGGCATTAAGCTGGTGCGGCGCACAGACGAGCCCGGCGTGTTTGTGCTAGAACTGCTGGATGGGGGTTTAGCCGCTAAGGACGGACGACTGCACAGCAACGACAGAGTGCTGGCAGTGAACGAGCATGACCTGAGGCATGGCACGCCTGAGCAAGCCGCACAGATTATACAG GCCAGTGGGGAGAGAGTGAATCTGCTGATCAGCAGGCCTGGCAAGCAGACCATGGCTGTACACACAGGCTCGAGCTCAGCCCGCGATAGCTGGTGCCATGAACACTTCCTGCCTCCGGTGCACCACACGGCTGTGCCAAACCCCACGCCCAACCTTCAGCTCAGCCGCTCTTCCACATACAGG GACCTCTCTCAGTGTGTCACCTGCAAGGAAAAACACATCACTGTGAAGAAGGAGCCACAAGAGTCACTGGGAATGACCGTGGCTGGGGGGCGGGGCAGTAAGAGTGGTGAACTGCCCATCTTTGTCACGAGCGTCCAACCGCATGGCTGCCTGTCACGGGACGGACGAATCAAGCGGG GAGACGTGCTGCTGAGCATCAACGGTCAGGATTTGACATCCCTGAGCCACAGTGACGCAGTAGGCACGCTGAAATCCAGCGCCGCCTCCTGTTCTGTGCAGCTGCGGGCGCTGGAGGTGAGCATGGTGGACGAGCCGGGGCAGGACGAGGGCCTTCTGCCTCACCATGAGAGCGACTACGATGCCAGCTGGTCACCGTCCTGGGTCCTGTGGCTGGGTCTACCCAG ctACCTGAACAGTAGCCATGAGATCGTCCTGCGCCGGAGTCACCCTGGTAGCTGGGGCTTCAGTATTGTCGGCGGTTACGAGGACAACCACGTCAACCAGGCATTTTTCATTAAGACCATAGTGTTAGGAACTCCTGCCTATTACGACGGCCGCCTGAA GTGTGGTGACATGATCGTGGCGGTGAACGGACTTCCGACAGCTGGCATGAGCCACTCAGCCCTCGTTCCCATGCTGAAAGAGCAGCGCAGTCGGGTGGCGCTCACCGTCGTCTCCTGGCCTGGGAGCCTAGCGTAG
- the lnx2a gene encoding ligand of Numb protein X 2a isoform X5, with protein sequence MLGNFNSRELFSYFFCKTAKGNPGLWCPGTQGQRTVLEGPQVKGCEDKTMVTDASKSPESELRESTSPPPAGSNACSSNSNVPVWTEERGVDNPAFEESTEEDSVHGLERIPPRVKRPLSNPCIHLLRTGSSASSGWDFVESLPLSAEEGCVKLPSLPEGEITTIEIHRSNPYVELGISIVGGNETPLINIVIQEVYRDGVIARDGRLLAGDQILQVNNVDISNTPHNFARSTLARPCATLQLTVLRERRCSARPPQVAAVSAQAVPEGSPGSLRITLHKRDSTEQLGIKLVRRTDEPGVFVLELLDGGLAAKDGRLHSNDRVLAVNEHDLRHGTPEQAAQIIQASGERVNLLISRPGKQTMAVHTGSSSARDSWCHEHFLPPVHHTAVPNPTPNLQLSRSSTYRDLSQCVTCKEKHITVKKEPQESLGMTVAGGRGSKSGELPIFVTSVQPHGCLSRDGRIKRGDVLLSINGQDLTSLSHSDAVGTLKSSAASCSVQLRALEVSMVDEPGQDEGLLPHHESDYDASWSPSWVLWLGLPSYLNSSHEIVLRRSHPGSWGFSIVGGYEDNHVNQAFFIKTIVLGTPAYYDGRLKCGDMIVAVNGLPTAGMSHSALVPMLKEQRSRVALTVVSWPGSLA encoded by the exons ATGCTGGGAAACTTCAACTCCAGAGAGCTTTTCAGCTACTTCTTTTGCAAGACTGCCAAAGGCAACCCAGGTCTATG gtgtCCTGGGACACAGGGTCAGAGAACGGTCCTGGAGGGCCCCCAGGTTAAAGGATGTGAGGACAAAACCATGGTGACTGATGCCTCCAAATCTCCAGAGAGCGAGCTGAGGGAGAGCACATCGCCACCCCCTGCTGGTTCCAACGCTTGCAGTAGCAACAGCAACGTGCCCGTGTGGACAGAGGAGCGAGGCGTCGACAACCCTGCCTTCGAGGAGAGCACCGAGGAGGACA GTGTCCACGGTTTAGAGCGCATCCCTCCACGTGTAAAGCGTCCCCTCAGTAACCCCTGCATCCATCTTCTCCGTACCGGCAGCTCCGCATCATCAGGGTGGGACTTTGTTGAGTCTCTGCCCTTGTCAGCAGAAGAgg GTTGTGTAAAGCTGCCATCTTTGCCTGAAGGTGAGATCACCACCATTGAGATTCATCGCTCAAACCCCTACGTGGAGTTGGGTATAAGTATAGTCGGGGGCAACGAGACTCCTCTTATAAACATCGTAATCCAGGAGGTGTACCGTGACGGTGTCATTGCTCGAGATGGGAGGCTGCTGGCAGGTGACCAAATTCTACAG GTCAACAACGTAGACATCAGTAACACACCGCATAACTTCGCCCGTTCCACATTGGCTCGCCCGTGTGCCACCTTACAGCTTACCGTGCTCAGAGAGCGCCGTTGCAGCGCCCGGCCTCCCCAAGTGGCCGCTGTTTCTGCCCAAGCAGTGCCTGAGGGTAGCCCGGGTAGCCTGCGCATCACCCTGCACAAGCGGGACTCTACCGAACAGCTGGGCATTAAGCTGGTGCGGCGCACAGACGAGCCCGGCGTGTTTGTGCTAGAACTGCTGGATGGGGGTTTAGCCGCTAAGGACGGACGACTGCACAGCAACGACAGAGTGCTGGCAGTGAACGAGCATGACCTGAGGCATGGCACGCCTGAGCAAGCCGCACAGATTATACAG GCCAGTGGGGAGAGAGTGAATCTGCTGATCAGCAGGCCTGGCAAGCAGACCATGGCTGTACACACAGGCTCGAGCTCAGCCCGCGATAGCTGGTGCCATGAACACTTCCTGCCTCCGGTGCACCACACGGCTGTGCCAAACCCCACGCCCAACCTTCAGCTCAGCCGCTCTTCCACATACAGG GACCTCTCTCAGTGTGTCACCTGCAAGGAAAAACACATCACTGTGAAGAAGGAGCCACAAGAGTCACTGGGAATGACCGTGGCTGGGGGGCGGGGCAGTAAGAGTGGTGAACTGCCCATCTTTGTCACGAGCGTCCAACCGCATGGCTGCCTGTCACGGGACGGACGAATCAAGCGGG GAGACGTGCTGCTGAGCATCAACGGTCAGGATTTGACATCCCTGAGCCACAGTGACGCAGTAGGCACGCTGAAATCCAGCGCCGCCTCCTGTTCTGTGCAGCTGCGGGCGCTGGAGGTGAGCATGGTGGACGAGCCGGGGCAGGACGAGGGCCTTCTGCCTCACCATGAGAGCGACTACGATGCCAGCTGGTCACCGTCCTGGGTCCTGTGGCTGGGTCTACCCAG ctACCTGAACAGTAGCCATGAGATCGTCCTGCGCCGGAGTCACCCTGGTAGCTGGGGCTTCAGTATTGTCGGCGGTTACGAGGACAACCACGTCAACCAGGCATTTTTCATTAAGACCATAGTGTTAGGAACTCCTGCCTATTACGACGGCCGCCTGAA GTGTGGTGACATGATCGTGGCGGTGAACGGACTTCCGACAGCTGGCATGAGCCACTCAGCCCTCGTTCCCATGCTGAAAGAGCAGCGCAGTCGGGTGGCGCTCACCGTCGTCTCCTGGCCTGGGAGCCTAGCGTAG